Part of the Desulfohalovibrio reitneri genome is shown below.
GTCGGGGCTGGCGTCGGCCAATTCCTCGGCCACCCCTTGGGCCACGGCTCCGGCCACCGAGGCCATGGGCCCCACGCCCACAGCCCCGGCCGCCCGAGCCATGCGCCGAACGATGCGCGGGGCGGTGTCCGGCGCGGCTACCGGGGTTAGGCTCTCCAGAAAAGGTGGGTGCAGGCTACCAAAGGCCTCGATCTCCCCGCGCAGGCGGGACAGGATTATCCAGGCGGTTTCGCTCAAGTCCTGACGCGCCGCGATGAGCAGGTCGGACTGGCCCACCACCACCTGAAAGCGGGCCTCGTCCTCCCGGGCGGCGGTGCGCAGTCGGTAGTCGCGGAAGGGGGAGAGGTGGGCCACGGCTACTCCCCGGCGCGCAGGCGGATGGTTTCGCCCAGAATGCGGGTCACATCGGCCCGGAAGCGCGCCGCTTGAAATCCCTCCAGGGCCAGTTCCCTGGCCAGCAGGGCGGGCGTTCCCTCGTAGCGCAGCCGGATGGTCCCTCGGCCCTGGAAGAAGCGCACCAGCCGAGGCGACTCCACCCCGGGAATCACGGCCAGGTCCCCGGCCATGCGCTTGGCGGCGTCCTCGCCCGCCAAGCCGCTCGCCAGCAAGGTTAGCTCCCGGGGGCGGGTCATTTCCCGCCGCCAGGTTTCCGGAATCACGGCTCTGGCCTGGTCTTCCAGAATCTTGGCGCAGCGCAAAGCGGCCCGCCGCAGATCGCCGCCGGGCAGGTGCGAGACACCGGAGAGAGTGGCAGCCGGGTCGGCCGCCTCGTTCCAGGCCAGGAGAAGCGTCGTCTCCAGCCCCTTGTCCGTCAGGGCGGGGACCGCCTGGACGCGCAAGTAGGGCGGGGAGGCTTCCGAAGAGACGACTTCGGCCACGTCGTTCAGGACGGGATGCAAGGCCGTCAGCACGGTGCGCGCCGCGCGGCGCAGGTCCGGGTCGGCGGCGACGGGTTCTTCCGGAAGCACCCTCGGGGATTCCAGCAGCCGCTCCATGTCGCGCAACCGCTCGGCATCGCGTGTCACCCTGCCCAGGTCCACCCGCGCCCGGGCTGTAACGCGTACAGCCCCAGTGCGGGTCGTTTCCTGATCCACCAGCCGCAGGTCCAGCACATAGCCGTTGGCGCGCCGGAGCAGGGCGTCGCGTTGGGCGGCGAACAATTCCTTTTCCTGTTCGTCCAGCCGCTCGGCGGCCTCGCCCAGGGCGGCCGCGCGGCTGGCCTCAAGGGCCAGGGCGGCGGCTTTCCGGCGGGCCAGCAGACGGGCGGCCTCCTCGTTCTCGTAGGGTTCTTGGGGGTGGCGCATGGCCCGGACCTCCACCTCCACGGTCTCGGCGGCGGCCGCCGGGACGAGCGCGAGGAAGGACAGGACAAGCGCGGCGCATATGGAAACAAGGGGTCTGCTCATGGTTTGAGCGCCTCCGTGATGTGTCTGACGTACGGTTCGATGCCGCATTCCACGTTTTCAGGCCAGGCGAAGGGCTCGGGCGGCTCCTCGGCGGCCGCGCTTCGGATGGCCTCGGCCAGTTCGGCCGCGTCGCCGGGATCTTGCACCACCCAGCGTTCGGGCAGGAAGAAGCTGGAGCCGTTGTCCGCGGATGAGATGGCGGGCAGGCCGCTGGCCAGGGCTTCCAGCACGGCGTTGGAGCAGGTGTCATAGAAGGAGGGCAGCACGAACAGGTCGGCCGCGCGGTACAGGTGCGGCATGTCGTCAACCCGGCCCAGGAAGCGCACCCTGTCGGCAACACCCAGGTCCCGAGCAAGCCTCGCATGGCGGCCCGGGTTGCGGCCTCCGGCCACCAGCAGCAGGAATTCCCCGGGCAGCTTCGCCAGAGCGGCAATGGCCGTGGCCACGCCCTTGAGGTCGAAGTTGGTGCCCGCCAGAACCATGGCCCTGCTTCCCTCGGGTATGTTCCAGTCCCGCCTGGCCGCGGCGCGCTCCCCGGCTTGCGGCGGCCTGTACCGGGAGAGATCCGGCTTGTTGTAGACCACCCGCACGTCGTCGGGGTTCAGCCCGGGGTGTTCCCGCAGCAGCCAGTCTCGGACCCGGTGGGAGACGGCCACCAGCTTGCTGCCGGGAGCGAACTGGCGCTTCTGGATGGCCCGGGTGAGCAGGTGCCCGGGGGAGAGCATACGGCGGACGCGTTTGGCTAGCCTGCGCAATCCCGGTGGTTGGGCGCGCAGGGAGAGGCGCTCGAAGACGCGCTGGGGCCCGCCGCTGACGCGGGATAGATCCTGGCGGGTGGTGGGGGCCAGGCTGAGGATGAAGCCGTAGCGGCCGGATGCGGCCAGCCGTGAGGCCCGCCAGGCGAACCAGGCCAGCTTGAGGCCGCGCGGACCCGGCGGCCTGCCCACCACGCGCAGAACCACGCCTGGAGGGGCTTCGGTCTCTGTGCGAGCGCAAACCACCTCCACCCGCGTCCCGGCCTCGGTCAGGGCCCGGACCAGGCGCATGGCGAAGGCCTCGGTGCCGCCATACGGGGAAAAACGCTCCACCAGCACGGCGGCGGGCCTGGGGTGGGCGGGGTCTGCTTGGTTGGCCACGGCGGGGTTGTATCCCTACTCAAAGCCGCGGGCAACCTGGCAGGCCCGCTTCTTGCAAATTAACCCGCCGCGGCAGGGTGTTCCTTTTTGCTGACGGCCTGGGTCTTGATCTGGTCCAGCAGGTCGGACAGGGCGGCCTTGACGTTCTCGCGGATGTCACCGGCCACGACCAGGTAAAGGACGTCGTCGCCGGGCACGCGGTTGCCGTCGTAGGCCTCGGCCAGGACGGTGTGGATGCCCTCGCGGGCGTTGCATTCGCGGACAAGTTGGTCGACCTTGTCGCGGTCAACACGGATGTCCACGGACTCCACGGGGGTGCCGTCGCGGGACGTGCCCCGGACGACGCCGTTGTGAATGAGAACCATGCCGACGTCGCGGCGGAACGAGGGATCCTTTTTCAGTTCGGTCAGGCGAGTTGCGATGTCCATAACCATCCCGTAGGCTTGTGGTGTTCCAATGGACGCCCAGAATAGCCGCCCGGAGCTTCCATGTACAGTCTCACCGAACTGTTGGACAATCTGCCAAGCGTCAAGCAGTCGCGCATGGTTTCCAGCGGCTACGGCCTGTGGATGGTCTGGTCAGGCCAGCTTTCCAAGGCCCTGCCCCAGACGCTGGAGGAGCACGCCGGTCTGCGCATGGCCGGGGCTCCTTCCCAGGCGCTGTGGTTTTTTTCCAACAGGGAGGTCTTCAAGGCCCTGGCCCGGTTGCAGATCTGGTCCAGGCTTAATCCCATGCAGACCTTCTTCCAGGTGCTTCCCGCGTCCTTTCTGGTGGGATGGGACATGGAGACCTCGGTGTCCGTGGCCGCGGACCTTTCCAGCCAGGAGGTCATTGGGCCGGGTGGTTTCGAGGCCCTGATCCACCCCAAGTGTCAGGAGGCCGCGGCCTCCATTCCCGGCCTGGAGATGGAGCCTGTCAACCAGGCCACCGGCCTCGCCCCGGCGGAGTGGAAGCGAATGGCCGCGGACCCGGGCCAGTCCTACGAGTCCTCCCTGGGCTGGTACGTCATCATCCGTCCCCTGGGCAACTCCCAGGACCGAGACTTCGTCAATGGCTGGCGCACCTTCTTCAGCCGTGTGGAACCCGTGCTGCGGCGCATGGGGCTGAAATACCTCTACAACGAAAGCACTCTCATCGTTCCCATCGAAAGCCTGCGCGTCCTGCGCGGCTTCTGCAAGGACGTCATCGCCACCGTCAAGGAGATCAAGTCCGACCAGGAGGCGCTGTACTGGCCTTGTGTCGTGGTCGCGGTGGGCAAGGAGGGCTTCCACTTCAACGAGGACCTGCCTAAGAAGGTCAACCTGGAATGGAAGCGGCTCACGCCGGATTACCCGCATCTCAGCTACCGCCACGCCTTTCTCCTGGGCGACGACTTCAAGGTCAACCAAGTTGCCTACTTCAGCGACCGGCTCGGCATCGACAACTGGTGCTACGTGACCATCTCCAAAGAGGGGGAGGCGGGGTCCGAGGGCGGGCGGCTGCAGGTTGAGCTGCCCAAGCGCATGGTGGCCGGTACCGCCAACGAATGCTTCTACTGCGGCCTGAAAAACCACGCACCCGCGGAATGCCCCTCCAGGCAGCTCCGCTCCGCGCATCCCGAGGTGTGGGAAAAGCTGGCCCACATCAATCTGGAGGAATTCTCCGACGTTTCCAAGGAGGTGGACGAGGCCCTGCAGCAGGAACCCTTGCAGGGCATGGGCAAGCTCCTGCACGGCGAAGGCCGGCCCAACGTGCTGGTCCAGGCCATGTTCGAGAACACCCTGCCGTTCCAGATACGCATGCTGCGTCGGGTGTGGCGTTCGCGCGGCAAAGACTGGCAGGGGGCTTTCGACACCTTGGGGCCGGAGGAAGGGGAGTTTATCTGGGCGGCCATGGAAGCCCTGCGCAAGGACAACCAGTCCAACGCCGAGACCCTCCTTGGCAACGCCATGGTCCGCTATCCCCGCTCCTACCAGCCGCGCTCCCTGCAGTCGCTCATCTACATGGAGAGCGGGGACCTGGAGCAGGCCTTCTTCTACCTGCAGGAGTCGGAGCGCCTCGGCTACACCCCTGTGCAGCGGGCCACTTTCTTCGTCATGCAGGGGCGGGCTCAGGAGATCCAGTTCGAGTTCGAGAAAGCCATTTCCCTTTACAAGCAAGCGGAGCAGCAGGCCAAGGCATGGCTGGACCCGCTCTACAGGCAGGCGGTCTGCCTGGTGAAGATGGGCTTCACCGAGCAGGCCATGGGCATTCTGCAGGACCTGGTGGAACGCGACCCCACCTTTTTCAACCGCATCGTCATCGACCCGGAACTGGATCGGGGGCGGTTCGCCATTCTCTCGTCCATGTGGGACGTCTGGCAGGAGGCCAGGGACGAGGCGGAAAAGGCCCGCAACCAGCTCAACGATCTCAACTCCAAGCTGCACCAGTGGTTCCCCCCGGACCACGAGTTCATGGAATCGGCAGGGGAGCGTGTGGAGCGGCTCAACCGGCTGTCCAAGGTGGACAACTACGTGGCTTACCAGCGGCTGCGCCAAGGTGTTTCCGTTCTCGCCAAGGAGATGCAGGAGAAGGTCGAGAACGAGATCCGGGTGGTCGAAAAACGGGTCAAGACGCTTTTGGAGCGGCTTATGGAGGTGCAGCGGGAGGCCTCCTGGTTCCCCTTCCCCAAGCTGTTGCGCGAGTTCAACCGGGATTTCAACTTCTGCGTGGAAAAGCTCAACTGGATGAAGACCCAGCAGCTCCAGGTGGCCGACAACTTCCGCAAGGCGCAAGGCTTTCTCGGCGAGGTGGAGGACCGCCTCCACGTCCTGCAGGGCCGTCTGGTCACGTTGCGTGTCATCCGCGACGCCACCCTCTTCATCCTGCTTCTGGGGCGCAACTTCATCTGGATGGAGTTGGTGGGCCTGGGTTTGGCCCTGGTGCTGGTGCCCCTTATCGTCTACCTCTCCCAGAACGTGTTGGACGAGTCCTGGGCCACCGACCTGGTGCTGAAGCAAAAGTGGCAATTGCAGAAGGGGCTGGTGCTGGTGCTGTCCATAGTGGCCATGGCCGCGGCCGCGCTGAAGACGGCCATCATGTTCGACCGCAAGAAGAACCAGATATTCAATGAGGAGTTCGACAAGGAGCGCAGCGGACGCAAGTCACGAAAACAAAAGGACAAGCGCGCCAAGAAGGCGGCGGGGAAGAAGAAGGGGGGAACCCAGGCCAAAGCCCGCGGACGGTCGCGGTAGCCGGGAAAGGCGTAAAAAAAGGCGGCCGCCGAAGCGACCGCCCATTTTGTCTCGGGTCGGAATCGACCTAGACGCAGCCGGTGGGCTTGGGCAGGCCGGCCATTTTGCAGGCGCCCTTGCCGGGGCCGGAGGGGAACAGCTCGTAGATGTGCTTCAGCTTGAATCCGGTGACCTTGGAGAGGATGCGGACCATGGGAGCGATGCCGTTCTTCTTGTAGTAGTCCTGCAGGAACTCGATCACCTTCTGGTGCTCGTCGGTCAGCTCCTTGATGCCTTCCTGCTCCTTGACATAGTCCACCCACTCGGGGCTCCAGTCCTCGAAGCGCTGCAGGAAGCCGTCCTCATCAATCTCGAAGGTCTTACCCTTGAATTCAACAGTCGCCATTGCACGTCCTCCTTAACGGGTGTTGAAGTGCCGGGGGCGTACCCCCTCTCCCGGCCAATCAGGTCGGGGACCTTATCGTTCTCGGCCCCGTAGGCCGACAGACACCATTTACAAGGCGAAATGGTTCTAAAATGCCATTTGGGCTTTGTCAATCGTTGTTTGGCCGCGGCATGCGGGCCTTTCAACGGCCGCCGGCCTCTTCCACAAGCCGCAACTGCTCGACCGCGAAGTCCAGCGAGGGGTCCAGATCAAGGGCTTGGCGCAGATGGTCCGCGGCCTCGTCAAGCCGTCCCTGCTGCTTGCGGCACAGACCCAGGTTGGCCAGGTCCATGGCCGAGCCGGAGTCCAGTTCCAGGGCTGACTGGAAGTCGGCCGCCGCCGGGTCGTACTCGTGCTGGCGGAAGCGGCAGACCCCGCGCAGGTTGAAGTATTCCTTGGCCCCGGTATCCAGTTCGATGGCCCGGTCCAGGAAGGGCAGGGCCCCCTGGTAGTCGGCCAGCTGAGTCAGGGCGTAGGCGGCGTAGAAGTTGGCCAGGGCGGTCTCTTCATCGCCGGGCTGCATGGGGGCGGCCGTCTCGAACTTGAGGAAGGCCACGCGCGCGTCGCCCGAGGCCAGCGCGGCCAAGCCCTCGAAGAAGGCCAGGAAGTGCGCCTGGGGGTAGTGTTCCTCCAGGGCCTTCAGGCCCCGCACGGCCGTTTCAAGGTCCTCTTCCTCGGCCAAGCGGCGGCCGACGTACAGCCCGATGGAGGGGTGCTTGCTGCGTTCGCGAAAGGCCAGCCCCGGAGCGAAGACGTAGGCCGCGGGCAGGTCCAGGTCGTCCCGGGTCAGGTCCAGGGCGTACAGGGGCAGGTCCTGCTCCTCCATGGCCTCGGCCAGCTTGGTCAACTCGGCGCGGATGTCCTCGGCCGAGAGGTCGGGCAGGCTTTCAAGGGGGACGGTCGGGCCCGCGCGCAGCCAGCCGATGTCGTCCAGCGCCAGCGGCTTGTAGAGGCCGGAGGGCTCGTAGCGGGAGGCCGTGCGGAAGTCCCCGGCCAGCTGGGCCACCTCGGTCAGGGCGCGGATGGCGGCCTTGGCGGGTGAGGAGGCCGTGCCCGCGGTGAAGACGATCTCCGAGAGGGCGGGGAAGGTTGCGGGGTCCCAGGCCACCGCCCCCACTGTGGGTGCTGGCAGGCCCAGGGAGAAGTCCTTGAGCACCACTTTGATCCCTTGCGCGGCGAAGCAGTGCAGCAACTCGTCAAGCACAGGGTCGGCGCCGGGGGTGATCTCGATGGTGGGCAGTTCCGGGCGGTCGCGGTCCACCACGGCGGAGACGTGACGCTCGATGGCCTCGCAGGCCCCTTGCAGCACGGCCTCGGCCGGAGCATTGCCCGCGCTGGATCCGTTGAACTCGTTGAGCAGCTTGAACCAGTCCGCCGGAACAATAACCTCTTCTTCGGTCCCCACGCGCAGGGCCGGGCGGAAGCGCCACTTCACCAGGTCCAGCACGGCCCGGGCGGCGTCCTCGTCCAGGTCGTCGCCCACCGAGGCCAGTACCTGGGAGATGGGCATGAGCCGCTGGCCGAACAATTCTTCGGCCTCGGACCAGGTGAGGCTCACAAAGGCCTCCTCGTCCGCGAAGAGGGAGAAGAAGCTGTACCGCTCAACAAGCTCCATGAGGGCGCTGGCCTCGGCCTGCTCGGGCGAAGCGCCCTTGCCCATCTGCTTGCGGAATGGAACCAGCCCGGAGGCGGCCGGGCCGTACATGGACATGTACACCGGAATGCCCAATCGTCCGGTGTCCACCCGGCGGGTCTCCCTGAGCACGCCGGGGGCCTTTTCCTCCAGAATGGCCCGGGCGCGCTTGACGGTTTCCTCGGGCGGCAGGGCCTTGTCCAGGTCTCGAGTGAAAACCTTGGGGCACTCGGTGAGTCGCATCAGCTTCCCCTGGGGGTCAGTCGGTAGATGGTGGTCAGGTGCTTCTCGTCCTCGCCGGACTTGAAGCCCATGGTGGAGGACCGGATGGCGAAGTCCCGCTCGGCCAGCTTGAAGAACTTCTTGGCCTTGCGGGTGTACTCCTTGGCCAGGATGATCTCCGCGTCCTCGTCTTTGGCCAGGTGGGCGCCCAGAAACTTGGTCAAGGCGCGGTAGTGCTCGTCCATATACAGGACCTCGGAGCCCAGGACCACGTCGAACCGTTCGCCGAGGCGGTCCGTGGTGAAGTCGCAGGGCAGCACCCGCACGCGTTCGTCCAGGCTGTTCTTGAGCGCCCCGATTTTGGCGAAGAGAAGGGCGTCGGGGTGGATGTCGGTGACGGTCACGTTGAAGCCGTGGGCGGCGGCGAACAGGCCGCAGACGCCGACCCCCGCGCCAATTTCCAGCAGGTTGCGGCCCTGGGCGGGCAGCTTCTGGACGAAAAAGGAGAGAATGATGGCCGTGCGCCAGACCTTGGCCCAGAAGGGCAGCTCCAGCGGGGTGTTGGGGGGCAGCTCGCGGGCCAGCCGCTCCACGTAGGCTTCCATGTCCGCCAACTGCAGCACCTCCAGGCTGTGCTCGCCAGCGGCCATGGTCTCGAAGGTGACGTCGTATTTGCTCCGGGCCTCCTCGAGCAGGTCGTCGAGGGTGCGCCCGGCGAAGGGATCGTTGGGCATGTGGGACTCCTTGGGAATTGCGGAGGGGAAGTAGCCCATTTGGAAGGGGGCGTCAATTTATACCGAAAAAGTATGTTAACGGGTGGGGACATGAAAAAGGCCGGCCCCGTTGGGGACCGGCCCGGAAATGTCTGGAGCGGGAGACGGGATTTGAACCCGCGACTTCAACCTTGGCAAGGTTGCACTCTACCACTGAGTTACTCCCGCTAAGGAGTGGAGGCGGCATCCGGATTTGAACCGGAGAATGGAGGTTTTGCAGACCTCTGCCTTACCACTTGGCTATGCCGCCTCGAGGTGGAGCGGGAAACGGGATTTGAACCCGCGACTTCAACCTTGGCAAGGTTGCACTCTACCACTGAGTTATTCCCGCTCGCGTGCCGAGGGGGGACTTCTTAACCCCGGGGAGGGGGGCTGTCAAGCATGGTTCCATGTTTTTCCGCCATTTCCGTCTGATTTTCCCCTTTGCGAAATTGGTCCCGATCCCCCTTCCCTTTTACGCTGTATTGATTTAATCCCCAAGGCCAATTTCAACGCGGAAGGCCGCCTTCCGCTGGAGAATGGAATGAAGCAAGAGGACATCGACTACTTCCACGAGTTGCTCAAGGAACAGTTGGACGAGGTGCTCAGGACCGGCGAGGAGACCATCGAGGACATGGGCGACAGCCCCGAGGTCTACGCCGATCCGGCCGACCGGGCCACGGCCGAGTCCGACCGCTCCTTCACCCTGCGCCTGCGGGACAGGGAGCGGAAGTTGGCCAAGAAGATCCAGGAGGCCATCAACCGCATCGAGGACGGCTCGTTCGGCATTTGCGAGGACTGCGGCGAGGACATCGCCGTGGCCCGCCTCAAGGCCCGCCCCGTGACCACGCTGTGCATCAAGTGCAAGAGCAATCGCGAGCGCGAGGAGGATCAGCGCGGCGACTAGGCGGAGGGTCGGCCCATGGAGGCCAATTTTTTTCGCGCGCTGACCACTGAGCTGGGCGGACTGCTGCCCGGCGCGCGGTTGAATACGGTCATCGATCCCATCCCCGGCGACACACTGGCGCTGGAGCTGTACCTGCCGGGCGCTGGCCGGCGATGGCTCTGTTTCCGCCATGGCCGGGGGGAAAACCTGCTTTTCCTCTCACAGGCCAAGCCCCAGTCGCGCGAACGTCCGGGCGGCCTGGTCATGCTTTTGCGCAAACACTTCCGGGGACGGCGCGTGGCCGGGGTGGAGGCCGACTGGCCCAATCTTCGCCTAATGCTGGATTTTTTTGGAGACCCGCCGCGCAGGCTGCTGCTGGACGCCCGCCACGGCGCCGAGGCGCTCTCCGGCGATGAGCCCCCGGGCGGCGAGCCCGAGTGGCCGAACTTGGCGCGCATTCTGGACGAACCCGACATCTGGCGCGAGCATCCCCACATCTCTCCGCCCCTGCGCGAGGCCTTCGGCCGCCTGGACGAAAGCGAGGCCCGCGATCTGCTGTACCGCCTGCGCGACGGTGCCGAAGGGACGTTCCACGTGCCTTTCGGCGGGGGTGATCCGCTGCCCTGGCCGCCGCGCGGGGCATCGGAGACATACGCATCCGCGCTGGAGGCGGCCAGGGCCGCCTATGAGCCGCTTTTTTTCTCCACTTCCGAAGAGCAGCGCCAGCGCACCGGACGCGCGGCCAAGTCCTCCCGCAAGAAAACCAAACGCCGTTTGGCCCACGTGGACCGCGACGAGGCGCGGCTGCGCTCCATGGTGGACGAGCAGACCGCGGCCGAGGCCCTGTCCCTGGTGTTGCACCAATGGGATGGCGAGAAGATGCCTTCCGAGTTGGTCCTGGAACATCCCGAACACGGCCGGGTGACGGTCAACCTGGACCCAGCGCTGAGCGCAGCGGCCAACATGGAGCGGCTCTTCCGCAAGGCGGCCAAGGGGAGGCGCGGTCTGGAGCACGTCGCCCGCCGACGCGAGGAGTTGCACG
Proteins encoded:
- a CDS encoding class I SAM-dependent methyltransferase, which translates into the protein MPNDPFAGRTLDDLLEEARSKYDVTFETMAAGEHSLEVLQLADMEAYVERLARELPPNTPLELPFWAKVWRTAIILSFFVQKLPAQGRNLLEIGAGVGVCGLFAAAHGFNVTVTDIHPDALLFAKIGALKNSLDERVRVLPCDFTTDRLGERFDVVLGSEVLYMDEHYRALTKFLGAHLAKDEDAEIILAKEYTRKAKKFFKLAERDFAIRSSTMGFKSGEDEKHLTTIYRLTPRGS
- a CDS encoding TusE/DsrC/DsvC family sulfur relay protein, whose amino-acid sequence is MATVEFKGKTFEIDEDGFLQRFEDWSPEWVDYVKEQEGIKELTDEHQKVIEFLQDYYKKNGIAPMVRILSKVTGFKLKHIYELFPSGPGKGACKMAGLPKPTGCV
- a CDS encoding YcaO-like family protein gives rise to the protein MRLTECPKVFTRDLDKALPPEETVKRARAILEEKAPGVLRETRRVDTGRLGIPVYMSMYGPAASGLVPFRKQMGKGASPEQAEASALMELVERYSFFSLFADEEAFVSLTWSEAEELFGQRLMPISQVLASVGDDLDEDAARAVLDLVKWRFRPALRVGTEEEVIVPADWFKLLNEFNGSSAGNAPAEAVLQGACEAIERHVSAVVDRDRPELPTIEITPGADPVLDELLHCFAAQGIKVVLKDFSLGLPAPTVGAVAWDPATFPALSEIVFTAGTASSPAKAAIRALTEVAQLAGDFRTASRYEPSGLYKPLALDDIGWLRAGPTVPLESLPDLSAEDIRAELTKLAEAMEEQDLPLYALDLTRDDLDLPAAYVFAPGLAFRERSKHPSIGLYVGRRLAEEEDLETAVRGLKALEEHYPQAHFLAFFEGLAALASGDARVAFLKFETAAPMQPGDEETALANFYAAYALTQLADYQGALPFLDRAIELDTGAKEYFNLRGVCRFRQHEYDPAAADFQSALELDSGSAMDLANLGLCRKQQGRLDEAADHLRQALDLDPSLDFAVEQLRLVEEAGGR
- a CDS encoding tetratricopeptide repeat protein, which encodes MYSLTELLDNLPSVKQSRMVSSGYGLWMVWSGQLSKALPQTLEEHAGLRMAGAPSQALWFFSNREVFKALARLQIWSRLNPMQTFFQVLPASFLVGWDMETSVSVAADLSSQEVIGPGGFEALIHPKCQEAAASIPGLEMEPVNQATGLAPAEWKRMAADPGQSYESSLGWYVIIRPLGNSQDRDFVNGWRTFFSRVEPVLRRMGLKYLYNESTLIVPIESLRVLRGFCKDVIATVKEIKSDQEALYWPCVVVAVGKEGFHFNEDLPKKVNLEWKRLTPDYPHLSYRHAFLLGDDFKVNQVAYFSDRLGIDNWCYVTISKEGEAGSEGGRLQVELPKRMVAGTANECFYCGLKNHAPAECPSRQLRSAHPEVWEKLAHINLEEFSDVSKEVDEALQQEPLQGMGKLLHGEGRPNVLVQAMFENTLPFQIRMLRRVWRSRGKDWQGAFDTLGPEEGEFIWAAMEALRKDNQSNAETLLGNAMVRYPRSYQPRSLQSLIYMESGDLEQAFFYLQESERLGYTPVQRATFFVMQGRAQEIQFEFEKAISLYKQAEQQAKAWLDPLYRQAVCLVKMGFTEQAMGILQDLVERDPTFFNRIVIDPELDRGRFAILSSMWDVWQEARDEAEKARNQLNDLNSKLHQWFPPDHEFMESAGERVERLNRLSKVDNYVAYQRLRQGVSVLAKEMQEKVENEIRVVEKRVKTLLERLMEVQREASWFPFPKLLREFNRDFNFCVEKLNWMKTQQLQVADNFRKAQGFLGEVEDRLHVLQGRLVTLRVIRDATLFILLLGRNFIWMELVGLGLALVLVPLIVYLSQNVLDESWATDLVLKQKWQLQKGLVLVLSIVAMAAAALKTAIMFDRKKNQIFNEEFDKERSGRKSRKQKDKRAKKAAGKKKGGTQAKARGRSR
- a CDS encoding glycosyltransferase family 4 protein, encoding MANQADPAHPRPAAVLVERFSPYGGTEAFAMRLVRALTEAGTRVEVVCARTETEAPPGVVLRVVGRPPGPRGLKLAWFAWRASRLAASGRYGFILSLAPTTRQDLSRVSGGPQRVFERLSLRAQPPGLRRLAKRVRRMLSPGHLLTRAIQKRQFAPGSKLVAVSHRVRDWLLREHPGLNPDDVRVVYNKPDLSRYRPPQAGERAAARRDWNIPEGSRAMVLAGTNFDLKGVATAIAALAKLPGEFLLLVAGGRNPGRHARLARDLGVADRVRFLGRVDDMPHLYRAADLFVLPSFYDTCSNAVLEALASGLPAISSADNGSSFFLPERWVVQDPGDAAELAEAIRSAAAEEPPEPFAWPENVECGIEPYVRHITEALKP
- a CDS encoding molybdenum cofactor biosynthesis protein MoaE gives rise to the protein MDIATRLTELKKDPSFRRDVGMVLIHNGVVRGTSRDGTPVESVDIRVDRDKVDQLVRECNAREGIHTVLAEAYDGNRVPGDDVLYLVVAGDIRENVKAALSDLLDQIKTQAVSKKEHPAAAG
- a CDS encoding NFACT RNA binding domain-containing protein, encoding MEANFFRALTTELGGLLPGARLNTVIDPIPGDTLALELYLPGAGRRWLCFRHGRGENLLFLSQAKPQSRERPGGLVMLLRKHFRGRRVAGVEADWPNLRLMLDFFGDPPRRLLLDARHGAEALSGDEPPGGEPEWPNLARILDEPDIWREHPHISPPLREAFGRLDESEARDLLYRLRDGAEGTFHVPFGGGDPLPWPPRGASETYASALEAARAAYEPLFFSTSEEQRQRTGRAAKSSRKKTKRRLAHVDRDEARLRSMVDEQTAAEALSLVLHQWDGEKMPSELVLEHPEHGRVTVNLDPALSAAANMERLFRKAAKGRRGLEHVARRREELHEELRTPVQEQAAPRSAKQRERDAAVSPALPKRYRDLEVKAYRTSDGFLALRGRNAKANHKLLSQAASPFDYWFHAKDVPGAHVVLRRDHPSQEVPRRSMEEAAALAGLASGLAPDGVGDVQCAQVREVRKIKGAPHGLVRVDKVEEVFRVSLDPGLEAALILGGSGQPDST
- the dksA gene encoding RNA polymerase-binding protein DksA, translated to MKQEDIDYFHELLKEQLDEVLRTGEETIEDMGDSPEVYADPADRATAESDRSFTLRLRDRERKLAKKIQEAINRIEDGSFGICEDCGEDIAVARLKARPVTTLCIKCKSNREREEDQRGD